From the Falco biarmicus isolate bFalBia1 chromosome 19, bFalBia1.pri, whole genome shotgun sequence genome, one window contains:
- the HDAC7 gene encoding histone deacetylase 7 isoform X2, giving the protein MRSSSFLGAELAGCSQSVAPRLKISATLVMFSPSSAVNPCTSPRVPQTAPMDLRIGQRVVKPGSDTTLLALKHTQQLQHQLFLASLHQQQVEQLTHQHVRVTMESPHREAEPGQQEQELRQILNKDKSKRSAVASTVVKQKLAEVILKKQQAALERTSNPTPSAMPYRSLEPLDPEGPSPPVLSTFLSPVPSTSLDPPEHFPLRKTASEPNLKVRCKPRKCLDRRKNPLMRKESAPPSLKRRPPEAIDSSPSSSSTPVSGCSSPNDSLPAEHGALPAASSMAHETPLAQRLMMQESSLAQFALQSATSLPAITLGLPATTSTRGESDLRPLSSLAHRVPVLNGPVLTGTHSPMLIPAGLEQHEAASPLSPRLQPVIILEPSVTHTPLVAVPGLGTVPFSFTPSLISAERLSLPGHHKPLGRTRSEPLPQNPKAIQQQLVYQQHHTQFLERLKQQTHLGKRMAKSSEKPRLRQIPSSEDMEAEGTLPEAGAESSDPARAHVEPTRPGSIIKEPERMPKMMQPQEELVLQQAYLWDSYQRVQQQLLKRQPLAESPVVPTIHAAHRPLSRAQSSPATATVSLPAQDTASKTLSLPVQEQPAKPHFITGLVYDSVMLKHQCSCGDNSNHPEHAGRIQSIWSRLQERGLRSQCECLRGRKATLEELQCVHTERHVFLYGTNPLNRLKLDNGKLAGILSQRMFVMLPCGGVGVDSDTIWNELHSSNAARWAAGSVTELAFRVATRELKNGFAVVRPPGHHADPSTAMGFCFFNSVAIAARQLQQKGKLSKILIVDWDVHHGNGTQQIFYRDPDVLYISLHRHDDGNFFPGSGAADEVGAGPGEGFNVNVAWTGGLDPPMGDPEYLAAFRTVVMPIAHEFSPDVVLVSAGFDAADGHPPPLGGYKVSAKCFGYMTKQLMSLAGGAIVLALEGGHDLTAICDASEACVSALLGNELDPLPEESMRQKPNPNAVRSLETVIQVQSKYWVAVQRFASKLGCSFLEAQHHEAEEVETVTALASLSVAVMVEKRPQDELMEEEEPMNQ; this is encoded by the exons CTGCTGTGAACCCCTGCACCTCCCCACGGGTGCCCCAGACCGCTCCCATGGACCTGCGGATTGGGCAGCGTGTGGTCAAGCCTGGCTCTGACACCACCTTGCTGGCCCTGAAGCACacgcagcagctgcagcaccagctcttCCTCGCCAGTCTGCACCAGCAGCAAGTGGAGCAGCTCACCCACCAGCACGTGAGG GTGACCATGGAGTCCCCGCACcgtgaagctgagcctgggcaACAGGAGCAGGAACTACGGCAGATCCTCAACAAGGACAAGAGCAAGCGAA GTGCTGTGGCCAGCACAGTGGTCAAGCAGAAGCTGGCTGAGGTCATTCTGAAGAAACAGCAAGCAGCTTTGGAGAGGACCAGCAACCCCACCCCTTCAGCCATGCCGTACAG GTCTTTGGAGCCTCTGGATCCTGAAGGCCCTTCCCCtcctgtgctcagcaccttcCTGTCCCCTGTCCCTAGCACTTCTCTTGACCCGCCAGAGCATTTTCCTCTGCGGAAGACAG CATCTGAGCCCAACCTGAAGGTGCGTTGCAAGCCCAGGAAGTGCCTTGACCGACGCAAGAACCCCCTGATGCGGAAGGAGAGTGCTCCCCCCTCACTGAAGAGGCGGCCACCTGAAGCGATTG ACTCCTCCCCAAGCAGTAGCAGCACCCCAGTGTctggctgcagctctcccaATGACAGTCTCCCCGCTGAGCATGgagccctccctgctgcctccagcatgGCCCACGAG ACACCCCTGGCCCAGCGCCTGATGATGCAGGAGAGCTCACTGGCCCAGTTTGCCCTGCAGAGTGCAACCTCCCTTCCGGCTATCACGCTGGGATTGCCGGCTACCACTAGCACCAGG GGAGAGTCAGATCTCCGCCCCCTCTCCAGCTTGGCACACCGGGTGCCTGTGCTGAACGGACCTGTCCTCACGGGCACACACTCACCCATGTTAATACCAGCTGGCTTGGAGCAGCATGAAGCTGCGAGCCCCTTATCCCCTCGGCTCCAGCCCGTCATCATCCTTGAGCCCTCGGTCACCCACACTCCACTGGTGGCAG tGCCAGGTCTGGGAACAGTCCCCTTCTCCTTCACCCCCTCGCTCATCTCTGCAGAGCGTCTGTCGCTCCCAGGCCACCATAAACCGCTGGGCAGGACCCGCtcagagcccctgccccagaaCCCCAAGGCCATCCAGCAGCAACTGGTGTACCAGCAGCATCACACCCAGTTCCTGGAGAGACTCAAGCAGCAGACACATCTGGGCAAG CGCATGGCTAAATCCAGTGAGAAGCCCCGTCTACGGCAGATACCCTCTTCTGAGGACATGGAGGCGGAGGGGACACTCCCAGAGGCTGGGGCTGAGAGTAGTGACCCGGCAAGGGCACATGTGGAGCCCACACGACCAGGGAGCATCATAAAGGAGCCCGAGAGGATGCCAAAGATGATGCAACCTCAAGAGGAGCTTGTCCTACAGCAG GCCTATCTCTGGGATTCCTACCAGCgcgtgcagcagcagctcctcaagCGGCAGCCCTTGGCCGAGTCTCCCGTTGTCCCCACGATCCATGCAGCGCACAGGCCCCTCTCCAGGGCCCAGTCATCTCCTGCCACCGCAACTGTCTCCCTTCCTGCCCAGGACACAGCCTCCAAGACACTCTCCCTGCCTGTGCAGGAGCAGCCAGCCAAGCCACATTTCATAACAG GGCTGGTTTATGACTCTGTGATGCTCAAACACCAGTGCTCCTGTGGTGACAACAGCAACCACCCAGAGCATGCAGGCAGGATCCAGAGCATCTGGTCCCGTCTGCAGGAGAGAGGCCTGCGCAGCCAGTGTGAG TGTCTGCGGGGACGCAAAGCCACCCTGGAAGAGCTGCAGTGTGTCCATACCGAGCGCCATGTCTTCCTCTACGGCACTAACCCCCTCAACCGCCTGAAACTGGACAACGGGAAGCTGGCAG GGATCCTGTCGCAGCGGATGTTTGTCATGCTGCCCTGCGGAGGGGTGGGG GTGGACAGTGATACCATCTGGAACGAGCTGCATTCCTCCAACGCTGCCCGTTGGGCTGCAGGCAGTGTCACTGAGCTGGCCTTCAGGGTGGCCACCAGGGAGCTGAAG AATGGCTTTGCTGTGGTGCGGCCACCTGGACATCATGCGGATCCTTCCACTGCCAT GGGATTCTGTTTCTTTAACTCGGTGGCCATTGctgcaaggcagctgcagcagaaagggaaaCTCAGCAAGATCCTCATTGTGGACTGG GATGTTCACCACGGCAATGGGACTCAGCAAATCTTCTACAGGGACCCTGATGTTCTCTACATCTCTTTGCATCGTCATGATGATGGCAACTTCTTCCCCGGTAGCGGGGCTGCTGATGAG GTTGGTGCTGGCCCCGGTGAGGGATTTAATGTCAACGTAGCCTGGACTGGAGGGCTTGACCCGCCGATGGGTGACCCTGAGTATCTGGCTGCTTTCAG GACAGTAGTGATGCCAATCGCACACGAATTCTCCCCTGATGTGGTGCTGGTGTCAGCTGGCTTCGATGCAGCGGATGGCCATCCACCACCCCTGGGCGGCTATAAAGTCTCTGCTAAAT GCTTCGGCTACATGACAAAGCAGCTGATGAGCCTGGCTGGTGGAGCCATTGTCCTTGCACTAGAAGGTGGCCATGACCTTACGGCCATCTGTGATGCATCCGAGGCCTGTGTGTCAGCCTTGCTGGGCAACGAG CTGGACCCTCTCCCAGAAGAAAGCATGAGGCAGAAACCAAACCCCAACGCAGTGCGCTCCTTGGAAACAGTGATCCAGGTCCAGA gTAAATACTGGGTGGCTGTGCAGCGCTTTGCCTCCAAGCTGGGCTGCTCCTTCCTGGAGGCGCAGCACCACGAGGCAGAAGAGGTGGAGACAGTCACAGCCTTGGCCTCCCTCTCGGTGGCTGTGATGGTGGAGAAGAG GCCGCAAGACGAGCtgatggaggaagaggagcccaTGAACCAGTGA
- the HDAC7 gene encoding histone deacetylase 7 isoform X1, with amino-acid sequence MQGQTQVFSLQSPGLDQVTGARTWGASLHFLHPKTAAVNPCTSPRVPQTAPMDLRIGQRVVKPGSDTTLLALKHTQQLQHQLFLASLHQQQVEQLTHQHVRVTMESPHREAEPGQQEQELRQILNKDKSKRSAVASTVVKQKLAEVILKKQQAALERTSNPTPSAMPYRSLEPLDPEGPSPPVLSTFLSPVPSTSLDPPEHFPLRKTASEPNLKVRCKPRKCLDRRKNPLMRKESAPPSLKRRPPEAIDSSPSSSSTPVSGCSSPNDSLPAEHGALPAASSMAHETPLAQRLMMQESSLAQFALQSATSLPAITLGLPATTSTRGESDLRPLSSLAHRVPVLNGPVLTGTHSPMLIPAGLEQHEAASPLSPRLQPVIILEPSVTHTPLVAVPGLGTVPFSFTPSLISAERLSLPGHHKPLGRTRSEPLPQNPKAIQQQLVYQQHHTQFLERLKQQTHLGKRMAKSSEKPRLRQIPSSEDMEAEGTLPEAGAESSDPARAHVEPTRPGSIIKEPERMPKMMQPQEELVLQQAYLWDSYQRVQQQLLKRQPLAESPVVPTIHAAHRPLSRAQSSPATATVSLPAQDTASKTLSLPVQEQPAKPHFITGLVYDSVMLKHQCSCGDNSNHPEHAGRIQSIWSRLQERGLRSQCECLRGRKATLEELQCVHTERHVFLYGTNPLNRLKLDNGKLAGILSQRMFVMLPCGGVGVDSDTIWNELHSSNAARWAAGSVTELAFRVATRELKNGFAVVRPPGHHADPSTAMGFCFFNSVAIAARQLQQKGKLSKILIVDWDVHHGNGTQQIFYRDPDVLYISLHRHDDGNFFPGSGAADEVGAGPGEGFNVNVAWTGGLDPPMGDPEYLAAFRTVVMPIAHEFSPDVVLVSAGFDAADGHPPPLGGYKVSAKCFGYMTKQLMSLAGGAIVLALEGGHDLTAICDASEACVSALLGNELDPLPEESMRQKPNPNAVRSLETVIQVQSKYWVAVQRFASKLGCSFLEAQHHEAEEVETVTALASLSVAVMVEKRPQDELMEEEEPMNQ; translated from the exons CTGCTGTGAACCCCTGCACCTCCCCACGGGTGCCCCAGACCGCTCCCATGGACCTGCGGATTGGGCAGCGTGTGGTCAAGCCTGGCTCTGACACCACCTTGCTGGCCCTGAAGCACacgcagcagctgcagcaccagctcttCCTCGCCAGTCTGCACCAGCAGCAAGTGGAGCAGCTCACCCACCAGCACGTGAGG GTGACCATGGAGTCCCCGCACcgtgaagctgagcctgggcaACAGGAGCAGGAACTACGGCAGATCCTCAACAAGGACAAGAGCAAGCGAA GTGCTGTGGCCAGCACAGTGGTCAAGCAGAAGCTGGCTGAGGTCATTCTGAAGAAACAGCAAGCAGCTTTGGAGAGGACCAGCAACCCCACCCCTTCAGCCATGCCGTACAG GTCTTTGGAGCCTCTGGATCCTGAAGGCCCTTCCCCtcctgtgctcagcaccttcCTGTCCCCTGTCCCTAGCACTTCTCTTGACCCGCCAGAGCATTTTCCTCTGCGGAAGACAG CATCTGAGCCCAACCTGAAGGTGCGTTGCAAGCCCAGGAAGTGCCTTGACCGACGCAAGAACCCCCTGATGCGGAAGGAGAGTGCTCCCCCCTCACTGAAGAGGCGGCCACCTGAAGCGATTG ACTCCTCCCCAAGCAGTAGCAGCACCCCAGTGTctggctgcagctctcccaATGACAGTCTCCCCGCTGAGCATGgagccctccctgctgcctccagcatgGCCCACGAG ACACCCCTGGCCCAGCGCCTGATGATGCAGGAGAGCTCACTGGCCCAGTTTGCCCTGCAGAGTGCAACCTCCCTTCCGGCTATCACGCTGGGATTGCCGGCTACCACTAGCACCAGG GGAGAGTCAGATCTCCGCCCCCTCTCCAGCTTGGCACACCGGGTGCCTGTGCTGAACGGACCTGTCCTCACGGGCACACACTCACCCATGTTAATACCAGCTGGCTTGGAGCAGCATGAAGCTGCGAGCCCCTTATCCCCTCGGCTCCAGCCCGTCATCATCCTTGAGCCCTCGGTCACCCACACTCCACTGGTGGCAG tGCCAGGTCTGGGAACAGTCCCCTTCTCCTTCACCCCCTCGCTCATCTCTGCAGAGCGTCTGTCGCTCCCAGGCCACCATAAACCGCTGGGCAGGACCCGCtcagagcccctgccccagaaCCCCAAGGCCATCCAGCAGCAACTGGTGTACCAGCAGCATCACACCCAGTTCCTGGAGAGACTCAAGCAGCAGACACATCTGGGCAAG CGCATGGCTAAATCCAGTGAGAAGCCCCGTCTACGGCAGATACCCTCTTCTGAGGACATGGAGGCGGAGGGGACACTCCCAGAGGCTGGGGCTGAGAGTAGTGACCCGGCAAGGGCACATGTGGAGCCCACACGACCAGGGAGCATCATAAAGGAGCCCGAGAGGATGCCAAAGATGATGCAACCTCAAGAGGAGCTTGTCCTACAGCAG GCCTATCTCTGGGATTCCTACCAGCgcgtgcagcagcagctcctcaagCGGCAGCCCTTGGCCGAGTCTCCCGTTGTCCCCACGATCCATGCAGCGCACAGGCCCCTCTCCAGGGCCCAGTCATCTCCTGCCACCGCAACTGTCTCCCTTCCTGCCCAGGACACAGCCTCCAAGACACTCTCCCTGCCTGTGCAGGAGCAGCCAGCCAAGCCACATTTCATAACAG GGCTGGTTTATGACTCTGTGATGCTCAAACACCAGTGCTCCTGTGGTGACAACAGCAACCACCCAGAGCATGCAGGCAGGATCCAGAGCATCTGGTCCCGTCTGCAGGAGAGAGGCCTGCGCAGCCAGTGTGAG TGTCTGCGGGGACGCAAAGCCACCCTGGAAGAGCTGCAGTGTGTCCATACCGAGCGCCATGTCTTCCTCTACGGCACTAACCCCCTCAACCGCCTGAAACTGGACAACGGGAAGCTGGCAG GGATCCTGTCGCAGCGGATGTTTGTCATGCTGCCCTGCGGAGGGGTGGGG GTGGACAGTGATACCATCTGGAACGAGCTGCATTCCTCCAACGCTGCCCGTTGGGCTGCAGGCAGTGTCACTGAGCTGGCCTTCAGGGTGGCCACCAGGGAGCTGAAG AATGGCTTTGCTGTGGTGCGGCCACCTGGACATCATGCGGATCCTTCCACTGCCAT GGGATTCTGTTTCTTTAACTCGGTGGCCATTGctgcaaggcagctgcagcagaaagggaaaCTCAGCAAGATCCTCATTGTGGACTGG GATGTTCACCACGGCAATGGGACTCAGCAAATCTTCTACAGGGACCCTGATGTTCTCTACATCTCTTTGCATCGTCATGATGATGGCAACTTCTTCCCCGGTAGCGGGGCTGCTGATGAG GTTGGTGCTGGCCCCGGTGAGGGATTTAATGTCAACGTAGCCTGGACTGGAGGGCTTGACCCGCCGATGGGTGACCCTGAGTATCTGGCTGCTTTCAG GACAGTAGTGATGCCAATCGCACACGAATTCTCCCCTGATGTGGTGCTGGTGTCAGCTGGCTTCGATGCAGCGGATGGCCATCCACCACCCCTGGGCGGCTATAAAGTCTCTGCTAAAT GCTTCGGCTACATGACAAAGCAGCTGATGAGCCTGGCTGGTGGAGCCATTGTCCTTGCACTAGAAGGTGGCCATGACCTTACGGCCATCTGTGATGCATCCGAGGCCTGTGTGTCAGCCTTGCTGGGCAACGAG CTGGACCCTCTCCCAGAAGAAAGCATGAGGCAGAAACCAAACCCCAACGCAGTGCGCTCCTTGGAAACAGTGATCCAGGTCCAGA gTAAATACTGGGTGGCTGTGCAGCGCTTTGCCTCCAAGCTGGGCTGCTCCTTCCTGGAGGCGCAGCACCACGAGGCAGAAGAGGTGGAGACAGTCACAGCCTTGGCCTCCCTCTCGGTGGCTGTGATGGTGGAGAAGAG GCCGCAAGACGAGCtgatggaggaagaggagcccaTGAACCAGTGA
- the HDAC7 gene encoding histone deacetylase 7 isoform X5, whose amino-acid sequence MQGQTQAAVNPCTSPRVPQTAPMDLRIGQRVVKPGSDTTLLALKHTQQLQHQLFLASLHQQQVEQLTHQHVRVTMESPHREAEPGQQEQELRQILNKDKSKRSAVASTVVKQKLAEVILKKQQAALERTSNPTPSAMPYRSLEPLDPEGPSPPVLSTFLSPVPSTSLDPPEHFPLRKTASEPNLKVRCKPRKCLDRRKNPLMRKESAPPSLKRRPPEAIDSSPSSSSTPVSGCSSPNDSLPAEHGALPAASSMAHETPLAQRLMMQESSLAQFALQSATSLPAITLGLPATTSTRGESDLRPLSSLAHRVPVLNGPVLTGTHSPMLIPAGLEQHEAASPLSPRLQPVIILEPSVTHTPLVAVPGLGTVPFSFTPSLISAERLSLPGHHKPLGRTRSEPLPQNPKAIQQQLVYQQHHTQFLERLKQQTHLGKRMAKSSEKPRLRQIPSSEDMEAEGTLPEAGAESSDPARAHVEPTRPGSIIKEPERMPKMMQPQEELVLQQAYLWDSYQRVQQQLLKRQPLAESPVVPTIHAAHRPLSRAQSSPATATVSLPAQDTASKTLSLPVQEQPAKPHFITGLVYDSVMLKHQCSCGDNSNHPEHAGRIQSIWSRLQERGLRSQCECLRGRKATLEELQCVHTERHVFLYGTNPLNRLKLDNGKLAGILSQRMFVMLPCGGVGVDSDTIWNELHSSNAARWAAGSVTELAFRVATRELKNGFAVVRPPGHHADPSTAMGFCFFNSVAIAARQLQQKGKLSKILIVDWDVHHGNGTQQIFYRDPDVLYISLHRHDDGNFFPGSGAADEVGAGPGEGFNVNVAWTGGLDPPMGDPEYLAAFRTVVMPIAHEFSPDVVLVSAGFDAADGHPPPLGGYKVSAKCFGYMTKQLMSLAGGAIVLALEGGHDLTAICDASEACVSALLGNELDPLPEESMRQKPNPNAVRSLETVIQVQSKYWVAVQRFASKLGCSFLEAQHHEAEEVETVTALASLSVAVMVEKRPQDELMEEEEPMNQ is encoded by the exons CTGCTGTGAACCCCTGCACCTCCCCACGGGTGCCCCAGACCGCTCCCATGGACCTGCGGATTGGGCAGCGTGTGGTCAAGCCTGGCTCTGACACCACCTTGCTGGCCCTGAAGCACacgcagcagctgcagcaccagctcttCCTCGCCAGTCTGCACCAGCAGCAAGTGGAGCAGCTCACCCACCAGCACGTGAGG GTGACCATGGAGTCCCCGCACcgtgaagctgagcctgggcaACAGGAGCAGGAACTACGGCAGATCCTCAACAAGGACAAGAGCAAGCGAA GTGCTGTGGCCAGCACAGTGGTCAAGCAGAAGCTGGCTGAGGTCATTCTGAAGAAACAGCAAGCAGCTTTGGAGAGGACCAGCAACCCCACCCCTTCAGCCATGCCGTACAG GTCTTTGGAGCCTCTGGATCCTGAAGGCCCTTCCCCtcctgtgctcagcaccttcCTGTCCCCTGTCCCTAGCACTTCTCTTGACCCGCCAGAGCATTTTCCTCTGCGGAAGACAG CATCTGAGCCCAACCTGAAGGTGCGTTGCAAGCCCAGGAAGTGCCTTGACCGACGCAAGAACCCCCTGATGCGGAAGGAGAGTGCTCCCCCCTCACTGAAGAGGCGGCCACCTGAAGCGATTG ACTCCTCCCCAAGCAGTAGCAGCACCCCAGTGTctggctgcagctctcccaATGACAGTCTCCCCGCTGAGCATGgagccctccctgctgcctccagcatgGCCCACGAG ACACCCCTGGCCCAGCGCCTGATGATGCAGGAGAGCTCACTGGCCCAGTTTGCCCTGCAGAGTGCAACCTCCCTTCCGGCTATCACGCTGGGATTGCCGGCTACCACTAGCACCAGG GGAGAGTCAGATCTCCGCCCCCTCTCCAGCTTGGCACACCGGGTGCCTGTGCTGAACGGACCTGTCCTCACGGGCACACACTCACCCATGTTAATACCAGCTGGCTTGGAGCAGCATGAAGCTGCGAGCCCCTTATCCCCTCGGCTCCAGCCCGTCATCATCCTTGAGCCCTCGGTCACCCACACTCCACTGGTGGCAG tGCCAGGTCTGGGAACAGTCCCCTTCTCCTTCACCCCCTCGCTCATCTCTGCAGAGCGTCTGTCGCTCCCAGGCCACCATAAACCGCTGGGCAGGACCCGCtcagagcccctgccccagaaCCCCAAGGCCATCCAGCAGCAACTGGTGTACCAGCAGCATCACACCCAGTTCCTGGAGAGACTCAAGCAGCAGACACATCTGGGCAAG CGCATGGCTAAATCCAGTGAGAAGCCCCGTCTACGGCAGATACCCTCTTCTGAGGACATGGAGGCGGAGGGGACACTCCCAGAGGCTGGGGCTGAGAGTAGTGACCCGGCAAGGGCACATGTGGAGCCCACACGACCAGGGAGCATCATAAAGGAGCCCGAGAGGATGCCAAAGATGATGCAACCTCAAGAGGAGCTTGTCCTACAGCAG GCCTATCTCTGGGATTCCTACCAGCgcgtgcagcagcagctcctcaagCGGCAGCCCTTGGCCGAGTCTCCCGTTGTCCCCACGATCCATGCAGCGCACAGGCCCCTCTCCAGGGCCCAGTCATCTCCTGCCACCGCAACTGTCTCCCTTCCTGCCCAGGACACAGCCTCCAAGACACTCTCCCTGCCTGTGCAGGAGCAGCCAGCCAAGCCACATTTCATAACAG GGCTGGTTTATGACTCTGTGATGCTCAAACACCAGTGCTCCTGTGGTGACAACAGCAACCACCCAGAGCATGCAGGCAGGATCCAGAGCATCTGGTCCCGTCTGCAGGAGAGAGGCCTGCGCAGCCAGTGTGAG TGTCTGCGGGGACGCAAAGCCACCCTGGAAGAGCTGCAGTGTGTCCATACCGAGCGCCATGTCTTCCTCTACGGCACTAACCCCCTCAACCGCCTGAAACTGGACAACGGGAAGCTGGCAG GGATCCTGTCGCAGCGGATGTTTGTCATGCTGCCCTGCGGAGGGGTGGGG GTGGACAGTGATACCATCTGGAACGAGCTGCATTCCTCCAACGCTGCCCGTTGGGCTGCAGGCAGTGTCACTGAGCTGGCCTTCAGGGTGGCCACCAGGGAGCTGAAG AATGGCTTTGCTGTGGTGCGGCCACCTGGACATCATGCGGATCCTTCCACTGCCAT GGGATTCTGTTTCTTTAACTCGGTGGCCATTGctgcaaggcagctgcagcagaaagggaaaCTCAGCAAGATCCTCATTGTGGACTGG GATGTTCACCACGGCAATGGGACTCAGCAAATCTTCTACAGGGACCCTGATGTTCTCTACATCTCTTTGCATCGTCATGATGATGGCAACTTCTTCCCCGGTAGCGGGGCTGCTGATGAG GTTGGTGCTGGCCCCGGTGAGGGATTTAATGTCAACGTAGCCTGGACTGGAGGGCTTGACCCGCCGATGGGTGACCCTGAGTATCTGGCTGCTTTCAG GACAGTAGTGATGCCAATCGCACACGAATTCTCCCCTGATGTGGTGCTGGTGTCAGCTGGCTTCGATGCAGCGGATGGCCATCCACCACCCCTGGGCGGCTATAAAGTCTCTGCTAAAT GCTTCGGCTACATGACAAAGCAGCTGATGAGCCTGGCTGGTGGAGCCATTGTCCTTGCACTAGAAGGTGGCCATGACCTTACGGCCATCTGTGATGCATCCGAGGCCTGTGTGTCAGCCTTGCTGGGCAACGAG CTGGACCCTCTCCCAGAAGAAAGCATGAGGCAGAAACCAAACCCCAACGCAGTGCGCTCCTTGGAAACAGTGATCCAGGTCCAGA gTAAATACTGGGTGGCTGTGCAGCGCTTTGCCTCCAAGCTGGGCTGCTCCTTCCTGGAGGCGCAGCACCACGAGGCAGAAGAGGTGGAGACAGTCACAGCCTTGGCCTCCCTCTCGGTGGCTGTGATGGTGGAGAAGAG GCCGCAAGACGAGCtgatggaggaagaggagcccaTGAACCAGTGA